The genomic stretch AATGGCGGCTGGCGACAAAGAAGGCGCAGAAGAGATCAAGAAACAAATCGGTACTCTAGGTAGCGATCTTGACGCGAAGAAAGTTGAACTTGAGCAAGTAATGGCTCAACTAGACGAATTCACGCTTTCTGTACCAAACATCCCAGCAGATGAAGTGCCAGATGGCAAAGACGAAAATGACAACGTTGAAATCTCTCGTTGGGGTGAGCCTAAGACTTACGACTTCGATTTGAAAGACCACGTTGACCTAGGCGAAATGGGTGGTGGTCTAGACTTCGCAAGTGCAGTTAAGATCACTGGCGCACGTTTCATCGTGATGAAAGGTCAATTTGCTCGTCTACACCGTGCAATTGCTCAGTTCATGCTAGATCTTCATACAGAAGAACATGGCTACACAGAAATGTACGTACCTTACCTAGTGAACTCTGACAGCCTATTCGGTACTGGTCAGCTTCCTAAGTTCGGTAAAGATCTTTTCCACACTGAGCCTCTAGCGGAAAAAGTAAACGACGAAGAGCCACGTAAACTGTCTCTAATCCCTACAGCAGAAGTACCAGTAACGAACCTAGTTCGTGACACTATCACTGACGAAGCGGATCTACCTATCAAGATGACAGCGCACACGCCATGTTTCCGTTCAGAAGCGGGTTCATACGGTCGTGATACTCGTGGTCTGATTCGTATGCACCAGTTCGACAAAGTTGAGCTAGTACAAATCACGAAGCCAGAAGATTCAATGAACGCGCTAGAAGAGCTAACAGGTCACGCTGAGAAAGTTCTACAACTTCTTGAACTTCCTTACCGTAAAGTCGTTCTATGTACAGGCGACATGGGCTTCGGCGCTCGTAAAACTTACGACCTAGAAGTTTGGGTTCCTGCTCAAGAAACTTACCGTGAAATCTCTTCATGTTCTAACATGTGGGACTTCCAAGCTCGTCGTATGCAAGCGCGTTTCCGTCGTAAAGGCGAGAAGAAACCTGAGCTTGTACACACGCTAAACGGTTCTGGTCTAGCTGTTGGTCGTACCATGGTTGCTATCCTAGAAAACAACCAAGAAGCAGACGGTCGCATTGCAATCCCTGCAGTACTTCAGAAGTACATGGGCGGCGCAACGCACATCGGTTAATTCATTAG from Vibrio parahaemolyticus encodes the following:
- the serS gene encoding serine--tRNA ligase; its protein translation is MLDSKLLRTELDETAAKLARRGFKLDVETIRKLEEQRKSIQVEVENLQSTRNSISKQIGQKMAAGDKEGAEEIKKQIGTLGSDLDAKKVELEQVMAQLDEFTLSVPNIPADEVPDGKDENDNVEISRWGEPKTYDFDLKDHVDLGEMGGGLDFASAVKITGARFIVMKGQFARLHRAIAQFMLDLHTEEHGYTEMYVPYLVNSDSLFGTGQLPKFGKDLFHTEPLAEKVNDEEPRKLSLIPTAEVPVTNLVRDTITDEADLPIKMTAHTPCFRSEAGSYGRDTRGLIRMHQFDKVELVQITKPEDSMNALEELTGHAEKVLQLLELPYRKVVLCTGDMGFGARKTYDLEVWVPAQETYREISSCSNMWDFQARRMQARFRRKGEKKPELVHTLNGSGLAVGRTMVAILENNQEADGRIAIPAVLQKYMGGATHIG